From the genome of Miscanthus floridulus cultivar M001 chromosome 10, ASM1932011v1, whole genome shotgun sequence, one region includes:
- the LOC136488094 gene encoding metacaspase-9-like — MEAGKKKMLATLVGCNYAGTPSELHGCINDAHAMRGVLLDRFGFAPGDVTVLTDDHESGAFVLPTGATVKRTLAEMVARAAPGDVLFFFFSGHGTLTPPVSGHGGRDDEAIVPCDHNLIYDVDFRELVDLLPRGATFTMVSDSCHSGGLIDQEKEQIGPDVPADPDLHAHAVHAGRFLPYAAVLAHLSATSGVDASHHVADHLLALFGADASAKYRRDHNGGSRSGAACTDDANAGILLSGCQTDELSLEVSADGGRAAYGAFSGALQAMLAAHPTLMSNWEVVCGARDVLRKQEFPQHPCLYCSDANADAPFLGHGQQETKSN, encoded by the exons ATggaggcggggaagaagaagatgcTGGCCACGCTGGTGGGCTGCAACTACGCCGGGACGCCGTCCGAGCTACATGGCTGCATCAACGACGCCCACGCCATGCGCGGCGTCCTCCTCGACCGCTTCGGCTTCGCGCCGGGCGACGTCACCGTGCTCACCGACGACCACGAGAGCGGCGCCTTCGTGCTCCCGACCGGCGCCACCGTCAAGCGCACGCTGGCCGAAATGGTGGCTCGCGCGGCGCCCGGGGacgtgctcttcttcttcttcagcggCCACGGCACGCTCACCCCGCCCgtcagcggccatggcggccgcgacGACGAGGCCATCGTGCCCTGCGACCACAACCTCATCTATG ACGTGGACTTCCGGGAGCTGGTGGACCTCCTGCCGCGGggcgccaccttcaccatggtgtCCGACTCGTGCCACAGCGGCGGCCTCATCGACCAGGAGAAGGAGCAGATCGGCCCCGACGTCCCCGCTGACCCCGACCTCCAcgcccacgccgtccacgccggcCGGTTCCTCCCGTATGCCGCGGTGCTCGCCCACCTGTCCGCCACGTCGGGCGTGGACGCGTCCCACCACGTCGCCGACCACCTGCTCGCGCTCTTCGGCGCCGACGCCAGCGCTAAGTACCGGCGCGACCACAACGGCGGCAGCCGCAGCGGCGCCGCGTGCACCGACGACGCCAACGCTGGGATCCTGCTGAGCGGGTGCCAGACGGACGAGCTTTCGCTGGAGGTGTCTGCGGATGGCGGCAGAGCGGCGTACGGGGCGTTCAGCGGGGCGCTGCAGGCCATGCTGGCGGCACACCCGACGCTGATGAGCAACTGGGAGGTGGTGTGCGGCGCCAGGGATGTGCTCCGCAAGCAGGAGTTCCCGCAGCACCCCTGCCTCTACTGCAGCGACGCCAACGCCGACGCGCCGTTCCTCGGGCACGGGCAGCAGGAGACCAAGAGCAACTAA